GAAGCCAAGAACAGCCAAAAAGATCCTCAGGTGCTGCTGCGTCAGGAACCCGCTTGATGGGTGTTATGCCTGAGACTAAGCCAGCTTTCTGAAGGTCGCTTCATCACAGCAGCTTTCCCCAAAACGCTGCCACGGCCGCGTTTTTTGCTGCCCGCCCAAGGTTAATTGATTGTTAAAAACATGACATTTATCAAAGCCACGTCCTACAGGCTTTGCTAGTGTTTTTCTATCAGCCACCATCCTTTTCCCCTCGATGAATAAGCCTTTGGATAAACAACTGGCAGAGCTCGATATTTTCTCATTGATGCTCTTTCGCGCCATCTTCGAGACCGGGCATGCCAACATCGCGGCCCGGCAATTGGATGTGTCAGCCCCAAAGGTCAGCCGGGCGCTCGCCAGTTTGCGGCTGATATTCGCCGATGAACTCTTTTATCGTCGTCAACAGGGCTTTAAACCCACGCCGCTGGCCGAGCAGCTCTATCCGGCCATTCGCGAGCTGACCGACGGTATTAACCTGCTTGGCATGCAGCTTAAAGACCATCAAGCGTTTCACAGGCAAGAGTGTCAGGTACTCGATTTGGCAGTGAGCTCCGGCATACTCACCACCCTGGCATTGGAGTTCAATCGCAGAGAGGGATTGTGCCCTTCTGTGGTGTTACACCATTGGCAGGAAAATACAGCCGACAGAATACATGCCGGTGAGCTGGATTTGGGCCTGGCGCTGGCGCCTGAGCCACACAGCGAGCTCAGTTATGAGCGCCTTTGCGACGCCCCCGGCCTTTGCCTGGTTGCCGCCGCCAATCACCCCATTTGGCAGCAATCCGAGATAAGTCTTGAACACATTTGCGAGTATCCATTTCTGTGCATGAATCACCCGGGGTTCAATGACAAAGTCGACCCGCTGGAGCTGTTTTGCCATAGGGAAGGCCTTGTCCCACCGACAGTGCTGCGTGTGTCAGACAAGGAAGAATGGTTTGGGCATCTTTTATGCCAGCAAAGCCTGGCTTTTGCATCTCCCCTGGAGTGGGGATTGCTTACAGCCTTGCCCGGGGTGGAAATCAAACACCTTTCAGCAAAAGAACTTGCCCGCCTCCATACCGGGATTGCGGTTCCCGGCCTCTATCTTATCGAAAAACCGGCTCATCACCGCCGCTACAGCCCCGACGACAGGAAAAAGCTGCTGCACATTATTGCGCTTACACTGGGATTGGAAACCGAAGATCACTCAATCAATTTCAGCATCTAAAATTACCAATTACCCAAATCGAAATTCACAAATAAGAGTTTAAAAGCCTGTTTCACACATTTGAAACAGACTTTTAACTACCACTTTATATATATACCCATCGTCCTATAGTGGAAATACTGCAATAGCAGTCTTAAAGGCTATAAAGGGACGCGATGATGAAAAACTACAATAGGTCACTGCTGACGATAGCACTCCTCAGTGCTCTGACCCTTACCGCATGC
The window above is part of the Shewanella litorisediminis genome. Proteins encoded here:
- a CDS encoding LysR family transcriptional regulator, encoding MDKQLAELDIFSLMLFRAIFETGHANIAARQLDVSAPKVSRALASLRLIFADELFYRRQQGFKPTPLAEQLYPAIRELTDGINLLGMQLKDHQAFHRQECQVLDLAVSSGILTTLALEFNRREGLCPSVVLHHWQENTADRIHAGELDLGLALAPEPHSELSYERLCDAPGLCLVAAANHPIWQQSEISLEHICEYPFLCMNHPGFNDKVDPLELFCHREGLVPPTVLRVSDKEEWFGHLLCQQSLAFASPLEWGLLTALPGVEIKHLSAKELARLHTGIAVPGLYLIEKPAHHRRYSPDDRKKLLHIIALTLGLETEDHSINFSI